The Cloacibacillus sp. genomic sequence CAGCTGCTTCTTCTACCTGCAGTACGCGCATGCGCTGGCCACCATCGTCATCACCGTGTGGATGGTGCTGGCGCTCACCTGCGGCATCGTCGTGTGGCGCCGCGGCTACCAGCCGGCGCGCTTCTTCATCATGGCCTTCATCGCGCTGATGCTGCCAGGCGTGCTGATCCTGCCCGCCCACCTGGGGCTGATTCCCGCCGTGGTGGCCAATGCGCAGCTGCTGGCCCTGCTGGGCGGCACGCTGGACGGCTTGCTGCTGGCGTTCGCGCTGGCCGACCAGATCCGGCTGCTGCGCAACAACCTGGAGCAGCGGGTGCAGGAGCGCACGCTGGCGCTGACCCTCAGCAACGACGCGCTGCTGGCGGCCAAGGAGCACGCGGAAGTGGTCAGCCGCCACCGCATCGACTTCCTGTCGGCCATGAGCCACGACATCCGCACGCCGCTGGCCGGCGTGATCGGCATGCTGAAATTCGCGCTGCGCGACCAGACGGTGCGCGGCCGCACGCAGGAATACCT encodes the following:
- a CDS encoding histidine kinase dimerization/phospho-acceptor domain-containing protein, which codes for SCFFYLQYAHALATIVITVWMVLALTCGIVVWRRGYQPARFFIMAFIALMLPGVLILPAHLGLIPAVVANAQLLALLGGTLDGLLLAFALADQIRLLRNNLEQRVQERTLALTLSNDALLAAKEHAEVVSRHRIDFLSAMSHDIRTPLAGVIGMLKFALRDQTVRGRTQEYLRIGLHNSESLLAILNDILDFSKIDAGRLSIETVDFDLLALIGDAAGIVQGQADAKSLLLRRELALDLPRYVRADPTRLRQILINLLGNAIKFTANG